A section of the Candidatus Cloacimonadota bacterium genome encodes:
- a CDS encoding PTS sugar transporter subunit IIA, whose product MEIEKLLKSECVEICDSQKNKNSVLKKITLLAKQNPLLNQVSETELFNALQEREKMGSTAISPRIAIPHCRLKDINDFVLGILVVKNGVKFDSIDKKKTFVFAFIIAPSQKQNEHVRLLSYISQYLRKPENIDKLLTTKNADSIRQSIIRHTNISKDMETSDAHKLVTVIVQNEDKFSDLLHVMTEYKDTDLAVIEGSNAGRYLYHMPLFSSFMQTDRNDFCRIISAVVRTADLKDLVEKLTDFVKEKGVLYFIQGIELMKGKLEI is encoded by the coding sequence ATGGAAATTGAAAAGTTGTTAAAATCCGAATGTGTCGAGATCTGTGATTCGCAAAAAAATAAAAATTCTGTTTTGAAAAAAATTACTCTACTGGCAAAACAAAATCCACTTTTGAATCAGGTCAGTGAAACCGAGTTATTCAATGCTCTTCAGGAAAGAGAAAAGATGGGTTCTACTGCTATTTCACCTCGAATTGCAATTCCCCACTGTCGATTAAAAGATATCAATGATTTTGTTCTGGGAATTCTCGTGGTAAAGAATGGTGTAAAATTTGATTCTATCGATAAAAAGAAAACCTTTGTCTTTGCTTTCATTATTGCACCTTCCCAAAAGCAAAATGAACATGTGCGTTTGCTTTCCTATATTTCTCAATATCTGCGCAAACCGGAAAATATCGATAAACTTCTTACAACCAAAAATGCAGACAGCATTCGTCAAAGTATTATTCGTCATACCAATATTTCTAAAGATATGGAAACTTCCGATGCACATAAACTGGTAACGGTGATTGTTCAAAATGAAGATAAATTTTCTGATCTACTGCATGTGATGACCGAATACAAAGACACTGACCTGGCAGTTATCGAAGGATCAAATGCGGGAAGATATCTCTATCATATGCCGCTTTTCAGCAGTTTTATGCAAACGGATCGAAATGATTTCTGCCGGATAATTTCGGCAGTAGTAAGAACGGCAGATCTCAAAGATCTGGTGGAAAAATTGACCGATTTCGTAAAAGAAAAAGGTGTTTTGTATTTTATTCAAGGCATCGAGCTGATGAAAGGAAAGTTGGAAATCTGA
- a CDS encoding cation:proton antiporter: MHTPTIESGFVLPALLLIGMTIILGFYLGKNMKLLRLPSIIGFMIFGVILGPSLLNHLTTTMQQNLAFITDIALGFVALSIGMELKFTALKRLGSGIIFVILFESFAAFAVVFTGLYLLTGNLPLALLFAAIAPASAPAGTVAVIQEYKAKGSLTKALYAVVGFDDGLGIIIFGFSAAFAKDLILQDAGTVSSDFLTTMLIPLEEILFSFILGTAIGFIFSMLARKLRNTDDIPILVFGFVLTACGFSEILHTSIILTVMITGVFIINTQSNTLVSKIQNSMRSFMPLLFILFFTLAGANLHIKALPSLGIIGIIYVLARSFGLIFGSRLGATLGKVDKKIKNWIGLGILSQAGVAIGLALMVKSEFAGLGRVIEGTGENAVTTGDQIGSIILTTVTATCIFFEIIGPILTKTALTKAGEINTEKE; the protein is encoded by the coding sequence ATGCATACTCCAACTATAGAAAGCGGATTTGTGCTTCCTGCTCTACTCTTGATCGGGATGACGATAATCCTGGGATTTTATCTGGGTAAGAACATGAAATTATTGCGCCTTCCTTCTATTATCGGTTTCATGATCTTCGGTGTAATTTTAGGACCGTCTCTGTTAAATCATTTGACCACAACAATGCAGCAGAATCTTGCTTTTATCACCGATATTGCTCTTGGTTTTGTAGCGCTAAGTATTGGAATGGAGCTCAAATTCACGGCTCTCAAAAGGTTAGGATCGGGAATAATTTTTGTTATTCTATTCGAATCATTTGCCGCTTTTGCAGTTGTATTTACAGGATTGTATCTCTTAACCGGAAATCTTCCGCTCGCTTTGCTTTTTGCAGCGATAGCTCCAGCCAGTGCACCGGCGGGAACAGTGGCAGTGATCCAGGAATATAAAGCCAAAGGCAGCCTGACGAAAGCCCTTTACGCTGTGGTAGGTTTCGATGACGGTTTAGGAATTATCATCTTCGGTTTTTCGGCAGCTTTTGCCAAAGATCTCATATTACAGGATGCAGGAACTGTTTCTTCCGATTTTCTTACTACGATGCTGATTCCTCTGGAAGAGATCTTGTTCAGTTTCATTCTGGGAACGGCAATAGGATTTATCTTTTCCATGCTGGCTCGTAAACTCAGAAATACAGATGACATTCCCATTTTAGTTTTTGGTTTTGTTCTTACAGCTTGCGGATTTTCCGAGATTCTTCACACTTCCATCATCCTAACGGTTATGATTACGGGTGTTTTCATCATCAATACCCAATCTAATACTCTGGTTTCCAAAATTCAAAACAGCATGCGTTCCTTCATGCCGCTTTTGTTCATACTTTTCTTCACTCTTGCCGGTGCCAATCTCCACATCAAAGCACTACCTTCTCTGGGAATTATCGGAATTATCTATGTGCTGGCTCGGTCATTCGGTCTCATTTTTGGATCGCGTCTGGGAGCAACTCTGGGCAAAGTTGATAAGAAAATAAAAAACTGGATCGGACTGGGAATTCTATCTCAAGCCGGTGTAGCAATCGGACTGGCCTTAATGGTGAAAAGCGAATTTGCCGGATTGGGACGCGTAATAGAAGGAACCGGTGAAAATGCTGTCACCACCGGCGATCAGATCGGATCGATTATTTTAACGACCGTGACTGCAACCTGCATTTTCTTCGAGATAATCGGACCGATCCTGACCAAAACTGCCCTGACCAAAGCTGGTGAGATAAATACAGAAAAGGAATAA
- a CDS encoding RluA family pseudouridine synthase — protein MVKELIAQHIVPSDVTEVRFIDYARQVFTQIPSRNGIRKAIKSGEITIDGKPAEYGRWMQPQMVLELWKGDEKPVKIFPLKFDVIFEDEFLAVIYKPAGFPVSGNRFKTIENAILNNISVSQKSDALINPKPVHRLDALTSGLLIIAKTTKTRIELGKQFEEKNIRKRYRAIAMGKLPESGKITEPIEGKEAITNFKLIKAVPSLKSEWLSLVDLWPQTGRTHQLRIHLSGIGCPILGDKLYGEKNHIFKGKGLFLSAVELNFTHPIIKEKLELKIEEPNKFKIHLEREEERWKKFNK, from the coding sequence ATGGTTAAGGAATTAATTGCGCAGCATATTGTTCCTTCCGATGTTACTGAAGTTCGTTTTATAGATTATGCCCGGCAGGTTTTCACACAGATTCCTTCCCGCAATGGCATTCGTAAAGCGATCAAAAGCGGTGAAATTACCATCGATGGAAAACCGGCAGAATATGGACGTTGGATGCAGCCGCAAATGGTGTTGGAACTTTGGAAAGGAGATGAAAAACCAGTCAAAATATTTCCACTCAAATTCGATGTGATCTTCGAAGATGAATTTCTGGCAGTTATATATAAACCAGCCGGATTTCCGGTTAGCGGCAATCGTTTTAAAACCATCGAAAATGCAATATTAAACAACATTTCAGTTTCCCAAAAATCGGATGCGCTGATAAATCCTAAACCTGTTCACCGCCTGGATGCTCTTACCAGCGGTCTGCTGATTATTGCCAAAACTACCAAAACCAGGATAGAACTGGGAAAACAATTTGAAGAGAAAAATATCCGGAAACGCTATCGGGCAATTGCCATGGGAAAGTTGCCGGAAAGCGGGAAAATTACTGAGCCAATCGAAGGAAAAGAAGCGATCACAAATTTCAAGTTGATCAAGGCAGTTCCGTCTTTGAAAAGTGAATGGTTATCGCTGGTCGATCTCTGGCCGCAAACAGGACGCACTCATCAGTTGCGAATACATCTTTCAGGAATTGGTTGTCCAATTTTGGGAGATAAACTCTACGGAGAAAAAAATCACATTTTCAAAGGAAAGGGTTTATTTCTGTCGGCTGTAGAATTGAATTTCACACATCCTATCATAAAAGAAAAGCTGGAATTGAAAATTGAAGAACCAAACAAATTCAAGATTCATCTGGAGCGGGAAGAGGAAAGGTGGAAAAAGTTTAACAAATAA
- the feoB gene encoding Fe(2+) transporter permease subunit FeoB: MNNYTIALAGNPNCGKTTVFNALTGSKQHVGNWPGVTVERLEGKYSFQDHQFTVIDLPGIYSFSARTLDEKVSREFILLEKPDLVVNVVDAANLERNLYLTTQLMEMKVPMIVALNMMDIAQQRRIKIEIEHLATHLDCKIIPIIAAKKDGIEDLKNAIYEASQKHHIPQTDVHYDSVVEEGIENTLPKTAKYADLHNVDNRWLTIKLLEKDELAEKITENKLHQKIADDVEKIEKHTNHEIDLIIADGRYGFIHGLAKDVVHRKSEVSKTRSDKIDKFVLNRYLSVPIFFFVMYLVFMLTINVGAPFVDFFDQFVGAIFVDGLGNLLLSWHFPAWLITILATGIGGGIQAVSTFIPPIFFMFFSLSILEDSGYMSRAAFVMDRFMRFIGLPGKAFIPMIVGFGCNVPAIMATRTLDNGKDRILTILINPLMSCGARLPVYAFFATVFFPRNGGFIIFIIYLTGIILAILSGLLFKKTLFKGETSTFVMELPSYHIPTFNGIMMHTWHRLKGFLLRAGKVIIFVVLLLTFLNSIGTDGSFGNEDSSNSILSFAGKQITPVFRPMGISNDNWPATVGLITGIFAKETVVGSINTLYSQMDENVETDNEFDLKSGIMVAIKAIPDGFKELGRTIFDPLGIGAETETETSLDFEAGTYTEMRQRFSSKNAAFAYLLFVLIYMPCVAVVAIIQKEIGTKWAVFSVAYLTGLAWIISTIFYQASTIAMNPVSSIIWIVSCIIAVVSFIGIMKYRNRDEM; the protein is encoded by the coding sequence ATAAATAATTATACAATAGCGCTGGCTGGAAATCCCAACTGCGGAAAAACAACAGTTTTCAATGCCCTCACCGGTTCCAAACAACATGTAGGAAACTGGCCGGGCGTAACTGTAGAAAGGCTGGAAGGAAAATATTCTTTCCAAGATCATCAATTCACAGTTATCGATCTACCGGGAATTTACTCTTTCTCTGCTCGAACTCTGGATGAAAAAGTTTCCCGGGAATTCATTTTACTGGAAAAACCTGATCTGGTAGTGAATGTGGTAGATGCGGCAAACCTGGAACGAAATCTTTATCTGACCACACAACTCATGGAAATGAAAGTTCCCATGATAGTTGCGCTAAACATGATGGATATTGCCCAGCAGCGCAGAATTAAAATCGAGATCGAGCATCTGGCTACTCACCTCGATTGTAAAATCATTCCAATTATAGCAGCCAAAAAAGACGGAATCGAAGATCTGAAAAATGCAATTTACGAAGCTTCCCAAAAACACCACATTCCTCAAACCGATGTGCATTACGATTCCGTGGTGGAAGAAGGAATTGAAAACACACTTCCTAAAACTGCAAAATATGCTGATCTGCACAACGTGGATAATCGCTGGCTGACTATTAAGCTTTTGGAAAAAGATGAATTAGCCGAGAAAATTACTGAAAACAAACTTCACCAGAAAATAGCTGATGATGTAGAAAAAATAGAAAAACACACCAATCATGAGATCGATCTGATCATCGCTGATGGCAGATATGGTTTTATTCATGGGCTGGCCAAAGACGTGGTTCACCGCAAAAGCGAAGTCAGTAAAACCCGTTCCGACAAGATCGATAAATTTGTTCTGAATCGCTATTTGAGCGTACCGATTTTCTTTTTTGTGATGTACCTGGTTTTTATGCTCACGATCAACGTTGGTGCACCTTTTGTGGATTTCTTCGATCAATTTGTAGGAGCTATCTTTGTGGATGGTTTGGGAAATCTGCTGCTATCCTGGCATTTTCCCGCCTGGCTCATCACGATACTGGCAACCGGAATTGGTGGTGGAATTCAAGCAGTTTCCACCTTCATTCCACCGATTTTTTTCATGTTCTTCTCACTTTCCATTTTAGAAGATTCCGGCTATATGAGCCGTGCCGCTTTTGTGATGGATCGGTTTATGAGATTCATCGGACTGCCCGGAAAAGCGTTCATTCCCATGATCGTTGGTTTCGGCTGCAACGTTCCGGCAATTATGGCAACCCGCACCTTGGATAACGGCAAAGACCGCATTCTCACGATCTTGATAAATCCGCTGATGAGTTGCGGCGCACGCTTGCCGGTTTATGCTTTTTTCGCCACGGTTTTCTTTCCCAGGAATGGCGGTTTCATAATTTTCATAATTTATCTCACAGGAATTATTTTAGCTATTTTATCGGGGTTACTTTTTAAGAAAACGCTGTTTAAAGGAGAAACTTCTACTTTCGTAATGGAACTTCCATCATATCATATTCCCACTTTCAATGGAATTATGATGCATACCTGGCATCGTTTGAAGGGATTTTTATTAAGAGCTGGAAAAGTAATAATTTTCGTGGTTCTACTGCTTACTTTTTTAAATTCGATTGGCACAGACGGCAGTTTTGGAAATGAAGATTCCAGCAATTCAATTCTAAGTTTTGCAGGAAAGCAGATAACTCCCGTTTTTCGTCCAATGGGAATCAGCAATGACAATTGGCCGGCAACGGTTGGTCTGATCACAGGAATTTTTGCCAAAGAAACTGTGGTTGGCAGCATCAACACTCTTTACAGCCAGATGGATGAAAATGTAGAAACAGATAACGAATTCGATCTGAAAAGTGGTATTATGGTTGCCATCAAAGCTATTCCGGACGGCTTCAAGGAATTGGGAAGAACCATTTTTGATCCCCTGGGAATTGGAGCAGAAACCGAAACGGAAACCAGTCTTGATTTTGAAGCTGGAACTTATACCGAAATGCGGCAAAGATTCAGCAGTAAAAATGCTGCTTTTGCTTATCTGCTTTTCGTACTTATCTACATGCCGTGTGTAGCTGTAGTTGCTATCATCCAAAAAGAGATCGGCACAAAGTGGGCTGTTTTCAGCGTGGCTTATCTCACAGGTTTAGCCTGGATAATTTCCACAATTTTCTATCAAGCCAGCACGATCGCTATGAATCCAGTTAGCTCTATTATTTGGATCGTGAGTTGTATTATAGCAGTTGTTAGTTTCATTGGAATTATGAAGTACAGGAATAGAGATGAGATGTGA
- a CDS encoding transcriptional repressor: MKEHEKLFREFLKTKNLKLTQPRRVILNTIFSYHRHFNVEGLYDVIRKEHKNVSRATIYRTMPLLVESGLIKQSLRCQSKDHYEHIHGHDDHLHFLCVKCGEILEVDSKEVDVVVEKLAEENDFELNVYNLAAKGLCSKCRQKVNADK; this comes from the coding sequence ATGAAAGAACATGAAAAGTTATTCAGAGAATTTTTGAAGACAAAAAATTTGAAATTAACTCAGCCGCGACGAGTAATTCTAAATACGATATTTTCTTATCATCGTCATTTCAATGTGGAAGGCTTGTACGATGTTATTCGCAAAGAGCACAAAAATGTTTCGCGAGCAACTATCTACAGAACGATGCCGCTGCTGGTGGAATCCGGTCTTATCAAGCAATCTTTGCGTTGCCAGTCCAAAGATCATTACGAGCACATTCACGGTCATGACGATCATCTGCATTTTCTGTGTGTAAAATGTGGAGAGATTCTGGAAGTTGACAGCAAAGAAGTTGATGTTGTAGTGGAAAAACTGGCAGAAGAAAACGATTTTGAATTGAACGTTTACAACCTGGCTGCCAAAGGGCTTTGCAGCAAATGCCGGCAGAAAGTAAATGCGGATAAATAA
- a CDS encoding DMT family transporter gives MENKKKAVILMLASSLAFACSAAAVKLSGDLPVFEKVFFRNILAVVIAYITIRKQKQPLFGKKENQKYLLVRSFLGVIGMVLYFYAISNLYLADSAMLHKLFPFFVTVFAAIFLKEKLSKIQIPALFIVFLAALLIIKPRFDYTIFPALAGLGTAIVSGGTYTLVRFLRNREKPATIVFYFSFVSLVTLAPFVLFDYQPPTPIQWFYLLLIGIFAAIGQFTLTYAYRYGQASEIAIYNYTNIIFAGVIGFLIWQEIPDYLSLIGGIIIIAASIVVFAYNSRQNK, from the coding sequence GTGGAAAATAAGAAGAAAGCTGTAATCTTGATGCTGGCTTCATCGCTGGCTTTTGCCTGTTCGGCAGCGGCGGTAAAATTGAGCGGAGATCTGCCTGTTTTCGAAAAGGTTTTCTTTCGAAATATCCTGGCTGTTGTGATCGCTTACATCACAATTCGCAAACAGAAACAGCCGCTTTTCGGTAAAAAAGAAAATCAGAAATACCTGCTGGTTCGATCGTTTCTGGGTGTTATCGGAATGGTCTTGTATTTTTACGCCATCAGTAATTTATATTTGGCAGATTCGGCAATGCTGCACAAATTATTCCCGTTTTTTGTAACAGTTTTCGCGGCTATTTTCCTGAAGGAAAAGCTCTCTAAAATCCAGATCCCAGCACTTTTTATCGTTTTCCTGGCAGCTCTTCTCATCATCAAACCTCGCTTTGACTATACAATTTTTCCTGCTTTGGCAGGCTTGGGAACGGCAATCGTTTCCGGTGGAACCTACACACTTGTTCGTTTCTTGAGAAATCGTGAAAAACCGGCAACCATCGTGTTTTATTTTTCTTTTGTTTCGCTGGTCACGCTTGCTCCATTTGTTCTCTTTGATTATCAACCTCCCACTCCAATTCAATGGTTTTACCTTCTATTGATTGGAATTTTTGCAGCAATTGGACAGTTCACTCTTACCTACGCTTATCGTTATGGTCAAGCATCAGAAATTGCCATTTACAATTACACAAACATCATTTTCGCCGGAGTTATCGGTTTTCTCATCTGGCAGGAAATTCCCGATTATCTCAGCCTGATTGGTGGAATAATCATCATAGCTGCTTCCATTGTCGTTTTTGCCTACAATTCCAGACAGAATAAATAA
- a CDS encoding alanine racemase — protein MKITKPTLLLDKQKCRKNIKQMTEKAKRNDLIFRPHFKTHQSRQIAEWFKEFGVEKITVSSVEMAKYFSNSGWKDITIAFPFNQLEITEINELAEKIDLKILLIHPESVDFLNKNLTQKIGVFIELDCDYHRSGIPIENLEEIDFLISAIVKVKKLKLEGFLTHSGQTYQTKSTSQILQIHQEVKSKMIKLKEKYSSQFPDLKTSIGDTPSCSLADNFSGIDEIRPGNFVFFDVMQYKLGACKAKHIAVSVACPIVSKNEQRKEVVIYGGAVHLSKEFILNEDGTRNFGLIVKLTENGWSEPIEGAYVSSLSQEHGIAKVSKENYNDFKIGDVVGILPIHSCLTANLMGKYITLEGEEIHHM, from the coding sequence ATGAAAATTACCAAACCAACTTTGCTTTTGGATAAACAAAAATGCCGGAAAAACATCAAACAAATGACAGAAAAAGCAAAACGCAACGACCTGATTTTTCGACCGCATTTCAAAACTCATCAATCTCGCCAAATTGCAGAATGGTTCAAAGAATTCGGCGTGGAGAAGATCACGGTTTCTTCTGTGGAAATGGCAAAGTATTTTTCAAATTCTGGTTGGAAAGATATCACAATTGCCTTTCCATTCAATCAATTAGAAATAACTGAAATAAATGAACTGGCAGAAAAAATTGATTTAAAGATTCTCTTAATCCATCCAGAATCAGTTGATTTTTTGAATAAGAATTTAACCCAGAAGATCGGTGTTTTTATCGAGCTCGATTGCGATTATCATCGCAGCGGAATTCCTATAGAAAATCTGGAAGAAATCGATTTCCTGATTTCGGCAATTGTTAAAGTTAAAAAACTGAAATTAGAGGGTTTTCTCACGCATTCCGGACAAACTTATCAGACAAAATCTACTTCTCAAATTCTTCAAATTCACCAGGAAGTAAAAAGCAAAATGATCAAACTGAAAGAAAAATATTCCTCACAATTTCCCGATTTGAAAACTTCCATCGGTGATACACCTTCCTGCAGTTTAGCTGATAATTTCAGCGGCATCGATGAGATTAGACCCGGCAATTTTGTTTTCTTCGATGTGATGCAATACAAACTTGGTGCGTGCAAAGCAAAGCACATTGCAGTCTCGGTTGCCTGCCCTATCGTTTCCAAAAATGAGCAAAGAAAAGAAGTGGTAATTTACGGCGGAGCTGTTCATCTTTCCAAGGAATTTATTTTGAATGAAGATGGAACCAGGAATTTTGGTTTGATCGTAAAATTAACGGAAAATGGATGGTCTGAACCAATTGAAGGAGCTTATGTTTCATCGCTTTCGCAGGAACATGGAATTGCCAAAGTATCGAAAGAAAATTATAATGATTTTAAAATTGGTGATGTTGTTGGAATCTTACCGATACATTCCTGTTTAACGGCAAATTTGATGGGAAAATATATTACTTTGGAAGGTGAAGAAATACATCATATGTAA
- a CDS encoding VIT and VWA domain-containing protein, whose product MKKTFFLIAAIFLANLMFADGMIVIPPPPNNPHLFSDPFPLEVKYHHVNVEIDEQTAITHIDQVFINPTSQRLEGFYIFPIPTGAVLNDFTMYINGKETPAELLDAEKAREIYEDIVRQMRDPALLEYSKRNIFKVRIFPIEPHSEKRVTMSYSQILQKDNDTFEYIYPLNTEKFSAKPLEEVSVVVNLQSQTELKNIYCPTHEVEILRKGKSLAVVSYEEMHSKPDTDFKLYFDTNTTKLGMSLLSYKEKGEDGYFFLNVSPSLQINENEINQKDITFVLDVSGSMAGKKLKQAKRALNYCIENLNEDDRFDIIRFSTEAYALFEGLESVSNETRDEAFEFVNKLHSIGGTNIEEALNLALKSENKPDRPHFVIFITDGKPTIGERDEDKLVQKIVDTNKQNTRIFTFGIGDEINTHLLDKITEVTRCTRSYISPSEDIELKIASFYDKVQSPVLTDIKLTCNNPINVYQEYPQPIPDLFKGTNLTILGRYSGNGETEVVLKGMLKGKEKKFSFPVSFTKKSEKHDFIPPLWASRRIGHLLDLIRLHGESDELIDEVTQLARKHGIVTPYTSFLILEDEEIRTASNEIQPDFQTLGGGNSYAPELKMRSQSEFGDMDMKTSGRSVEVSKEFYGLTNAMNMQQTQQGKKRLDFQTKEGNTTNLTQQVKNIQGRAIYQSGKFWVDSYLQDQKPENTKQIKFASDEYFELMTKKPEAAQFLALGQNVRFLLDGIYYEVIE is encoded by the coding sequence ATGAAAAAAACATTTTTTTTAATCGCTGCAATCTTCCTGGCAAATCTGATGTTTGCCGATGGAATGATCGTGATCCCACCGCCACCCAACAATCCGCATCTTTTTTCCGATCCGTTTCCTCTGGAAGTAAAATATCATCATGTTAATGTAGAAATCGATGAACAAACTGCCATCACCCATATCGATCAGGTTTTCATCAATCCCACTTCCCAGCGCTTGGAAGGCTTTTACATTTTCCCAATTCCCACCGGAGCGGTTCTGAATGATTTTACAATGTACATCAATGGTAAAGAAACTCCGGCAGAACTTCTGGATGCGGAAAAAGCTCGTGAGATTTACGAAGATATTGTGCGTCAGATGCGCGATCCGGCTCTTCTGGAATACAGCAAACGCAATATTTTTAAAGTACGTATTTTTCCTATCGAGCCGCACAGCGAAAAACGCGTGACGATGAGTTACAGTCAAATCCTGCAAAAAGATAACGATACTTTTGAGTATATCTATCCACTCAATACTGAAAAATTTTCTGCCAAACCTCTGGAAGAAGTCAGTGTGGTTGTAAATCTGCAATCCCAAACTGAACTTAAAAATATTTACTGCCCCACTCATGAAGTTGAAATTTTGCGAAAAGGAAAATCTCTGGCAGTTGTCAGTTATGAAGAAATGCATTCCAAACCAGACACCGATTTTAAACTTTATTTCGATACAAATACAACAAAACTGGGAATGTCGCTGCTTTCCTACAAAGAAAAAGGAGAGGACGGTTATTTCTTTTTGAATGTATCACCTTCTCTGCAGATCAATGAAAATGAGATAAATCAGAAAGATATCACTTTTGTTCTGGATGTTTCGGGAAGCATGGCAGGAAAAAAATTGAAACAGGCGAAAAGAGCGCTGAATTACTGCATCGAAAATTTGAATGAAGATGATCGCTTCGACATAATTCGGTTTTCCACAGAAGCTTATGCTTTGTTTGAAGGATTAGAATCCGTTTCCAATGAAACCAGAGATGAAGCTTTTGAATTCGTGAACAAACTTCATTCAATTGGTGGAACCAATATTGAGGAAGCTCTAAATCTTGCCCTGAAATCGGAAAATAAACCTGATCGTCCGCATTTTGTGATTTTCATCACCGATGGCAAACCGACCATCGGTGAACGAGATGAAGACAAACTTGTTCAGAAAATTGTGGATACTAATAAGCAGAATACGCGTATTTTTACTTTTGGAATTGGTGACGAGATCAACACACACCTTTTGGATAAGATCACGGAAGTAACAAGATGCACTCGCAGCTACATTTCTCCTTCCGAAGATATCGAACTGAAAATCGCTTCCTTCTACGATAAAGTTCAATCTCCAGTTCTTACAGATATAAAATTAACCTGCAATAATCCAATAAATGTTTATCAGGAATATCCGCAGCCGATTCCTGATCTTTTCAAAGGAACAAACCTGACGATCCTGGGAAGATATTCCGGAAATGGAGAAACGGAAGTTGTTTTGAAGGGAATGTTGAAAGGAAAAGAGAAGAAATTCAGCTTTCCGGTTTCCTTTACAAAAAAGAGCGAAAAGCACGATTTCATTCCGCCTTTGTGGGCTTCCCGCCGCATCGGGCATCTTTTGGATTTGATCCGCCTGCATGGAGAAAGTGACGAACTGATCGATGAAGTTACGCAACTGGCTCGCAAGCACGGCATCGTTACGCCTTACACCAGTTTCCTCATTTTGGAAGATGAAGAAATTCGAACAGCCAGTAACGAAATCCAACCTGATTTTCAAACTTTGGGTGGTGGAAATTCTTACGCTCCCGAACTGAAAATGCGCAGTCAATCTGAGTTTGGAGATATGGACATGAAAACCAGCGGACGCAGCGTGGAAGTGAGTAAAGAGTTTTACGGACTGACAAATGCCATGAATATGCAGCAGACTCAGCAGGGCAAAAAACGCCTGGATTTCCAAACTAAAGAAGGAAATACAACCAACCTGACTCAGCAGGTAAAGAATATTCAGGGAAGAGCTATCTATCAATCAGGAAAATTCTGGGTAGATTCCTATCTGCAAGACCAGAAACCTGAAAACACCAAGCAGATCAAATTTGCTTCTGATGAATATTTTGAATTGATGACCAAAAAACCGGAAGCAGCACAATTTTTGGCTTTGGGACAGAACGTGAGATTTCTGCTGGATGGTATTTATTATGAGGTAATAGAGTAA